The following coding sequences lie in one Aphelocoma coerulescens isolate FSJ_1873_10779 chromosome 34, UR_Acoe_1.0, whole genome shotgun sequence genomic window:
- the LOC138100448 gene encoding gem-associated protein 7-like, translating to MQAAALLRASDVGVLLDAELGAAPVESGPFQVDRLRTPLGMQAAALLRASDVGVLLDAELGAAPVESGPFQVDRLRTPLGMQAAALLRASDVGVLLDAELGAAPVESGPFQVDRLRTPLGMQAAALLRASDVLAFSFPLE from the exons ATGCAGGCGGCGGCTCTGCTGCGGGCCAGCGACGT CGGGGTCCTGCTGGACGCCGAGCTCGGCGCCGCGCCCGTGGAATCCGGGCCGTTCCAGGTGGATCGGCTGCGGACTCCCTTGGGAATGCAGGCGGCGGCTCTGCTGCGGGCCAGCGACGT CGGGGTCCTGCTGGACGCCGAGCTCGGCGCCGCGCCCGTGGAATCCGGGCCGTTCCAGGTGGATCGGCTGCGGACTCCCTTGGGAATGCAGGCGGCGGCTCTGCTGCGGGCCAGCGACGT CGGGGTCCTGCTGGACGCCGAGCTCGGCGCCGCGCCCGTGGAATCCGGGCCGTTCCAGGTGGATCGGCTGCGGACTCCCTTGGGAATGCAGGCGGCGGCTCTGCTGCGGGCCAGCGACGTGCTggccttctccttccctttggaATGA
- the LOC138100483 gene encoding gem-associated protein 7-like has product MGPGPGDPRGTGNGTGNPTQDRDQEPEPPEQARSPLTGNGTGNPTRERESCVEPGSPHGLLHPSTPDPLPLPVRILRLPRGPDSSGSRGFSCPSRCPSRNLPGDSPELLQSARAALRERFLRLLGSARGRRARFSLCSGVLLDAELGAAPVESGPFQVDRLRTPLGMQAAALLRASDVLAFSFPLE; this is encoded by the exons atgggaccgggaccgggagaCCCGCGTGGGACCGGGAACGGGACCGGGAATCCCACACAGGACCGGGACCAGGAGCCGGAGCCTCCTGAGCAGGCTCGGAGCCCCCTGACCGGGAACGGCACCGGGAATCCCACTCGGGAGCGGGAGAGCTGCGTGGAACCGGGGAGCCCGCACGG cctcctccatccctccacGCCCGatcccctccctctcccggTGCGGATCCTCCGCCTCCCGCGGGGTCCCGACAGCTCCGGCAGCCGCGGCttttcctgcccttcccgcTGCCCTTCCCGGAATTTGCCCGGAGATTCTCCCGAGCTCCTCCAGAGCGCCCGGGCCGCGCTCCGGGAGCGCTTCCTGCGGCTCCTGGGCAGcgcccggggccgccgcgcCCGCTTTTCCCTCTGCAGCGGGGTCCTGCTGGACGCCGAGCTCGGCGCCGCGCCCGTGGAATCCGGGCCGTTCCAGGTGGATCGGCTGCGGACTCCCTTGGGAATGCAGGCGGCGGCTCTGCTGCGGGCCAGCGACGTGCTggccttctccttccctttggaATGA